Within Amedibacterium intestinale, the genomic segment GTTTTCCTTCAACACAAGTAGCCTTTGCATCTTCAATATTATCAAAACGATGAAGTCCTAATTTATCATCATAGTTATTTGCATAAGCAAACAAGTCAATACGATGGTTCATCGCAACAATCTCATAAGGAGCAGCTGGTGTAATAACACGTGCATTGTTGCTGGATTCTGGATTCATGAAAATAGAACGGTCCATATCACGATATGGAGTACCTGGATCTAAATCGTCCAAACGAATAAAGGCACCGATTTCTGTTCCCTGACCATAAGGAATACCATCTTCCAAATGAATTGTTCCCATATCATCAAAAACAACCTCGATATCTTTAATAACATCTTTTCCCGCAATCTTTAAGGCTTCAATAGATTCTGATTTTCCAGCACCAGAATCTCCCATCAACATGATCCCTTTACGTTTTCCATTTTTTAAAGTAATATTCACAAATGCCCCATGAATTGGAAGCCATCCATGCTGCATCTTACGAACATTATGAAGCGTTAAAGACATTTTCTTTAAATATCCAAAATATTCAATGCGCTCATTATAACTTACACAACCAATCCAGATATCTTCTTCTTTATCATAATGGAATGTTGTCTGGTCTTTTCCATCTTCATTTCCAAACAAACAGATCAAATCCGGTTTTTTACGACATTCATCAACCGTTGCCAATTCAAACAGGTTTCCTAAAGAAACTGCTGAAGAAATAAAATCCCGATGGAAATAAACAAAAGCCAGCAAACTTCCGATTTTACATGGATAACAGAACCATGTGTCTTTATCTCCGCTAAACTCATGAATTGGATTGTTTTCTGTTTCTGTAAACATTCCTGTACGTTTATTTGATTTTGGATGCAAAATCATTGGAGTTCTCAGCATAACTGAAGTAATGAATGGAATATCCTTTAATGCTGCATACGTATCAGACAATTTAACATTTAAATTCTGCACAGAAATTGCCGCATTCGTACCAGCCTGCATCTGACGATATACTCGATTTTTTCGTCCCATGATTTCTTCTTCCAAAGAACGGTATACTGCTAGAATTAAATTATTAAAATTAGAATCTGCCTGTACAAAACTTAAATCCTGTAAAGCATTCCCACTTCCACTATGGATAACAGAAAATCTTTGATGTCGTTTCCAAAAGTTGTACATTTCTTCAATAAGTTCCAACAAACGACCTTTATCATGTAAATAAGGTGATTCAATTTCATCAATTTTAAAAATTCTTAACATACGGAATAATTTAATTAATTCTACTGTAGATTCTCGTGCTGTTTTCCCATTAATTACATAGTAGTATAAATCTTCATCTGCTTCTTTTAAATAATCAATGAAGTTATGCACATAATTAGAAAACGTACTAGACTTTAAAAGCTGTTCCGGATTTCTTGCATATCCTGCACTATAATTTAAAATAGCGAGTTCCTTGTTTAAATATAAAGTTTCTTTCATTTTGTTCTGCTCCTTTCGCTTATCGCGTTATCGCAAAATAGGGCAAAGGCCTTATCGACTATATTATACTATAGGTATAGTAAATAAGAAAGAAAAACTGTTTTCAAGGTTCATCATTTTTGTTTCATTTAACAATCATTTGTTTCATAAAAATCAGATTTTATTGTTTATCATCTTTCTGCTTTTTTTCCAGTAATGTATTATATATATCTTTTGTTTCTTCTTCACTTTTTTCATTAAAGATAATCGTTTCTTCATCTGTATACATAACAACAAAATATTTTTCATGATAATATACATACGCTCTGCATTGACCTATATCTTTAAAATCTGCATCGCCGGAAAAATATCCATTATTCGAAAAACCCGCTCCTTTTTTTCCACCATGTATTTCAAAATCATCCAAATATTCAACTTTATTAATTTCATCAAAGTCCACTGTATCATGAATAAATCCATCTAATTGTATAGATTCATTACTTATATTAATTTTAGCGCTCATATCTTGCATAGAAAAAAGAAATATAGCTGCGAAAACAATGAAAAACCCTATTCCAAAAATAAAAATACCAATAATTTTATACGTTTCTTCTTTCATATTTCATCATCTTCCTTTCTTTTGAAAGAAGATACACTATCTTATCTATAATGATATCACAAAGAAATACTGTTTCAATATAAAAAGACAGGCACAAGACCTGTCTGAATTTATTGGTAATCTAAAATTACGTGGTGTTTGAAAGGACAACACTTTATGCTGTGGTCTTAGTGACTGCAGCTTTTTTCATGCTCTCATCATCTTTGGGGTACCTTTTCTGATATTTCCTCATTATTTCGATCATCATTTATGTTATCATATCTTTAAATCAATATATAAAAAAAGTAAGAACCACAAAGTTTAGCGACCTAGGTTCTTACTTACCCAAAGTAGGCATCTTTATGATAACATTTAATAACTTTTCTCTCAAGTACATATCTCAAAAATCTTATGACGACTATATTTCTAAGATCGAACTTTCTTCCATCACATGTCCATGCTGTTCTCATCTTGGATTTCATTTTCATGCTTATTATAAAAGATCTTTACTTACACATAATGGTATTATTACCTTAAAGATATGCAGGATTATTTGTCCTCACTGTCACAAGACTCACGCCATCCTTCCTGTTTCTTTAATTCCTTACACCAGACTCCTGGCTTCTGATGTAATAGAAATCATTCTCGATCACGATACTGATAAAGATCATTCTAACCTTTTTCTTGATCCAGTTTACTTTTACTCCATCTTTCATCGATATCATTCCTTTTTACTGAATATTTCCTATTTCCCTTCAATTACTGATTTTTTCGTCTTTCATATTCATAGATTTCATAGAAATTTTGCTCAGTTGCGCGGCTTTCTTTTCATTCCCACATAGGATTCCTTTCCTGCCTTCCATTTTGCCTTCATAATGACACTGTAATGATCATTATAGACTGGAGGTTGATGAAAACATCCATTGTATTTTCAGTTCTTGATGTTTTCTTTTGATTTTTATGAAAAACGATACTACTTCTGCGTCCATCAGTGACGACTATATCCTTCATCTCTTTCATCTCCAGAAAGAACAGATAGATTCTTTCCAGGTAAATCATCAGGATGATGGTGTTCATGTAAGGATCAAGCTTACCCCAAAGACTACTTCATGTCCTGTCTGCGGCTTTCCCACTTCCAAGGTAAAAAGCTATGTACATAAACGCATAACACATTCCATGCTGAATACGGAAGCCTGCTATATCGATTACCAGGCCAGACGCTATATCTGCCCTGCATGTAATAAGACTTTCTATGAGGACAATCCTTTTACTTTCAAGGGAATGAAGATCTCTTTATTGACCGTATATAATGTCCTTCGAGATCTGAAAAACCCTGCCGATACATTTAAAAGCGTTG encodes:
- a CDS encoding PH domain-containing protein produces the protein MKEETYKIIGIFIFGIGFFIVFAAIFLFSMQDMSAKINISNESIQLDGFIHDTVDFDEINKVEYLDDFEIHGGKKGAGFSNNGYFSGDADFKDIGQCRAYVYYHEKYFVVMYTDEETIIFNEKSEEETKDIYNTLLEKKQKDDKQ
- a CDS encoding DUF6431 domain-containing protein → MITFNNFSLKYISQKSYDDYISKIELSSITCPCCSHLGFHFHAYYKRSLLTHNGIITLKICRIICPHCHKTHAILPVSLIPYTRLLASDVIEIILDHDTDKDHSNLFLDPVYFYSIFHRYHSFLLNISYFPSITDFFVFHIHRFHRNFAQLRGFLFIPT